The Gemmatimonadales bacterium nucleotide sequence ACCAGATCGGCCGCCGCCTCGGGAGCAATGCCCCCCTTCTGCGCCTCACCACTGCAATTGACCTCGACCAGGACCCGCTGCACCTGCCCGTCGGGAACCCGCCTGGCAATCGCGTCTGCCAGCTCGAGCCGGTCGACCGAATGGATCACGGCAAACCGCCCCACGGCCTGACGAGCCTTGTTGCGCTGCAGCGAGCCGATCAGGTGCCAGGTGACTTCGAGCCCAGGCAACGCATCCTGCTTGGCAAGCGCCTCCTGCACCCGGTTCTCACCAACGTCGGTCAGCCCCGCGCCGACCGCGGCCCTGACCGCCTCAGGACCATGGCCCTTGGTCACCCCGATAATCGTGACCGGGTGCGACCACCCGCCAAGCTCCTGCGCCTCCGCGATCCGCTCCCGGACACGCGCCAGGCGATCCGTCAGCCCACGATAGGTCATAACCCCCAAAGATAAAAGGAGTTACTGCGGATTCGGAAGCGCTGAATCGCGACCAACAAGGGCCCGGGTCCTGGCGTCAAGCAGCGCCTGGCGCAGGGCCGGATTGGTCGAGAACCGGGTCGCCCGCTCCAGGAATCTGACCATGGAGGGGTAATCCTCCCGCGCCTCGGCCCAGAAGGCGAGCTGGGTGAAGGGCATCCCGAGCATCTGAGCAATACCGGCGGCGGTCGACTCGAGCCCTTCCGACCCATGCTCCAAGAGGCCGGAATACCGGTAATCCTGTTCGGCCAGCGCAATCGTCCCCGCAATGTCCAGCGGAACATCGAAGAACCGGCGGAAATCCAGGTTCGCGTCGGCGGTGTCCGGCGGGGCGGTCTGGAGCTCGATCCCGATCCCGCGCTGGACCAGCAACGGCTCCAGCCCGAAGTACTTCCCGCCCGATGTCAGCCCCCAGACGACCGCCCGGTGCCCGAAGTTTTGCTGCAGAATCCGGATGGCAACGATGTCCTCCGTGTACACCACCGTGTTGGCTTCGAGCGTGGTCCGGTACGGCCCGAAGGCGAGCGAAATTGGCTCCCGAATGAGCTGGGGTCGGGCCGCGGCAATTTCGTCATCCGTCATCGAATGGAGCGGCCGGTCCGGCTTGACCAACGGGTAGTTGCGCCAGAAAGGAGCAGCCGTCGCCGGGTCAAACTCCCGTTCGGGGTAGTCCCTAAGCTGCCGGACGTACCAGTCGGTCCGCGCCAGCGCCAGGCAAACGACCCGCACATCACGGCGAATGCCCTCGACTTCCTGAGCCCACCAGAGCGGGAACGTATCGTTGTCGCCGAAGGTAAAGAGCACGCCGTACGGCGGCACTGAATTGAGCAGGTTGTAGGCAAAATCAGCTGCCAAACGCGCATCGGGCCCATGTGCCCGCCCCGCTTCCTTGAAGTTCCCGATGGGCGGAATCAGGGCAAGCGCAAAGACCGATAAGGCCATCGGCCGGAGACCCGTTCTGAGTCGGACGGCCCACCGGCCCGCCAGCTGCGCCAATGCCAGCGCCGCCCAACACGCCCAAACCACGAAGCTGACCACAAAGAAGTAGTCCCGCTCGCGAACCTCGTGCTGATCGCCCCGCGGATACTGCTCCCAGCCCAGACTGTACCCGGGCTTGAAGTTCATATAAGCCATCAGGCCAAGGCCGGTGGCCACCCAGAGCACGAAGAGCAACCACCAGCTGCTCCGGTCGGTCCGCCGATGGGTCAGCATGCCCTGGAGGCCCAGCGCAAAGAAGATCACCGTCGGCACCACCTGCAGCGGGAACGAGCCGACCTTGGCGGCGATGGCCTTACCCCATTGCCAGCTGAAGTACTGGAGGTAATTGAGGAGCTGCAGCCCGATGATCGTCAGGTTGCGCCCCGGGTTGTCGGGCCCGTGTGGAATCGTCGGATCATCCAGCGGGCTGCGCGGCGGGTACTGCTCTCGACGGATCACCGCCAGAAGCGCATCGAGGGTGCCCGGCGCCGCTTCGTTGATGAAGGGATCCTGCTGCGAGCGCAGAAAGAGGAAGAGATAGGGAGTCACCCCGATCAACGCCACCAGCAGCGAGGCCGCGGCAAACGGCAGCGTTCCTGCCGTGATGGCAAAGACTGCGCAGCCCAGAAAGATCAACAGCCCGACCGCGGCAATCGTGGTGCTGCCGAGGCCGATGCCGAGGAGCAGGACCCAGAGTCCCGCAATCACGGCGGCCTGGGCCCATTCGCGACGCCGCACCGCAGCGTCCTCAGCCGGGTTGGCCAACAACTCGGCCAGCAAAAACGCGATTACGGCCGGCCCGGCCAGGAGCGCCAGGAGGTGGTTCGCAATCGAGACGCCCAGCAGGTAGGCAATCAGCAGCAGTGCCCGGGGGCCGCGTTCGGTGGACCGCGCAGCACGCCAGCGAAGCGAGAGCCAGGTTACCGCCCCGATGATAAAGGTGGCAACGCAGTAGACCTCGGTTTCGTTGGAGTTGAGCCAGTTGGTGAAGACGAAGGCCGACAAGACACTGGCCGTGCCAGCGCCCAGCAAGCGAACCCAGCGCTCCAGCGTGGTGTCACCGGGAATCAGACGGGCCAGCACCTCGTGCATGACGAGAAACCAGAACCCGGCGGCGCCCGCACTGAACACGGCGCTCATCAGGTTGGTGCGCCAGGCAAACTCGCCCAACGGAATCAGGGTACCCCAGACATGCCCCATCATGATGAAGAGCGGAGTTCCCGGCGGGTGCGGGATACCCAGAATCTTCATGGAAGCGCTGAATTCGCCGGCATCCCAGAACGTGACGGTCGGCGCCAGCGTGAGGACGTAGCCGATCAGGACGACGAGGGCAGCGACGAGCGCGGCGCGGTAGGGAGGCCGTGAAGTCATGAGATACGGTGATGAAGGCGAACCAACTCAGGCGGCGACGAGCGCCGGGCGAACACAGTCGGGGCGGAGAGATTCCCCGCCCCGACTGTGATACGATCAGGCGCCGGCGGGCTCCGCAGGTGGCGACCCCAGCATGCCGGGCGCGGGAGCCGGCTTGGCCACCTTAGCCGACGCCGTCGCGGTTGGCGTCGTCGGGGGCGGCGGCGGGACCGGACGGGGCGGCAGGGTCTCGCCCCGCACCAGCAACTCGATCTCATCCCGATCGAGCGTTTCCCGATCGAGCAACGCATCCGCCAACCGGTCGAGCAGTTCGCGATTGCCGTTCAGGATGATGCGGGCGCGTTCGTAGGCCTCATCGATGAAACGCTTGATCTCGGAGTCGACGATCTGCGCCATCTGATCGGAGACCTCGCGACGCTGCGAGAGTTCACGACCGAGGAAGATCTCCTGCTCCCGGTCGCCCACCGCGATCATGCCGACCTTGTCGCTCATACCCCACTGGGTCACCATGCGGCGCGCCAGCGAGGTGGCCTGCTCGATGTCCCCCGCAGCACCAGTGGTGATCTTCTCGGCGCCGAAAACGATCTCTTCGGCCACGCGACCGCCGAAGCTGCAGGCGAGATTACCCTCCAACCAGTGGCGGGTCACGTTGCGGCGATCCTGCTCCGGCAACCACATGGTCAGGCCCAACGCCCGCCCGCGCGGAATGATGGTGACTTTGTGGAGCGGATCCAGCCCCGGAATTTTGAGTGAGACGATGGCATGCCCCGCCTCATGATAGGCGGTGAGCTTGCGGTCGTCCTCGGTGAGCTGGAGGCTCCGCCGCTCGACGCCGAGCATGACCTTGTCCTTGGCCTCCTCGAAGTCGAACATGTCGACCAGCGACTTGTTCTTCCGCGCAGCCAGCACGGCGGATTCGTTGACCAGGTTCGCCAAATCCGCACCGCAGAGGCCTGGCGTGCCCTTGGCCAGCACGTCGAGCCTGACATCCGCAGCAAGCGGAATCTTACGGGTGTGAACTCGCAGAATTCCTTCCCGCCCCCGCACGTCTGGCGCATCGACGACGATCTGCCGATCGAACCGACCGGGCCGCAGCAGCGCCGGATCGAGGACGTCGGGGCGGTTGGTCGCCGCGATCAGGATGACACCGTCGTTGGACTCGAAGCCGTCCATTTCGACGAGAAGCTGGTTGAGCGTCTGCTCCCGTTCATCGTGACCGCCGCCGAGCCCGGCGCCGCGATGGCGACCGACCGCGTCGATCTCGTCGATGAAGATGATGCAGGGCGCATGCGCCTTGCCCTGCTCGAACAGGTCACGCACCCGGCTCGCCCCGACGCCAACGAACATCTCGACGAAATCCGAGCCTGACATCGAGAAGAACGGTCGCCCCGCCTCGCCCGCCACGGCCTTGGCCAGCAGCGTTTTGCCGGTGCCCGGCGGACCGACCAGCAGGGCGCCCTTGGGAAGGCGTCCGCCCAATCGGGTGAACTTCTGGGGGTCTTTCAGGAACTCGATGATTTCCTGCAGCTCGACCTTGGCCTCGTCCGCACCGGCCACGTCCGCAAAGGTCAGCTTGGGTGTATCGCCGGCGAGCAGTTTGGCTCGCGACTTCCCGAAGGAAAAGGCCCGATTGCCACCGGCCTGCATCTGTCGAAGGATGAAGAACCAGAGGCCGATGATGACGATCCAGGGTAACGCCTGGAGCAGCAGCATGGTAAAGCCGGCCCGGGGCTCCTTCGCGGTAATGACGGGCACCGAGCTTTCCAGCCGCTTCATGAAATCTTCGCTGTTGGCCACCGGCAGCAGCACCGTGAACTCTTTGACGGTGATGTTGTCCTTCGGCACCCCAACCCGGAACTCGCCCTTGACGAGCTTGCCTTCGACGACCTCGACCTTGGAGACGTTCCCGGCGTCGAGCTGTCGGCTGAAGGTGGTGTAGTCGATTTCCGCGCTGCCCGAACGCTGCCGATCGACATACTGGTAGAGCATGAGACCGAGCAGGGCCACCACCGCCCAGAGGGCGAGGTTCCTGCTCAAGCCGCCCCAGTTCTGGGTCGGAGGCCGCGGCGGGGTCGATCGCTGTGACATCTACATCAAGTCCGCAATAAAAGGGAGGTGCCGATAATTCTCGGCGTGGTCGAGTCCGTAGCCGACGAGAAACGCCGGTGGCGCCTCGAAGCCGACGAACGCGAGCTCGGCGAAGGGAGTGTGGTTGTCGACCTTGTCGAGCAAGGCACAGATGGCCAAGGACTGCGGCCCGCGCTTCTCGAGCAGCGCAAGCAGGCGTCGCAGTGTGTTGCCGCTGTCTACGATGTCCTCGACGAGGACGATGTGCTTGCCCTCGAGCCGGGTCTCCGGATCGTAGAGCAGTTTGACGTCACCACTCGAGACTGTGCCGGATCCATACGAACTGGCCACGACGAAATCCACCTGGAGGGGTCGTTCGATCCGGCGGACCAGGTCGCTCAGAAAGATGAAGCTGCCTTTGAGGAGCCCAAGCACGAGCAACTCACCTTCCGGGTACGCCGCCGTGATCTGCGCACCAAGCTCACGGACCCGCGCCTCCAGCGTCGC carries:
- a CDS encoding YggS family pyridoxal phosphate-dependent enzyme encodes the protein MTYRGLTDRLARVRERIAEAQELGGWSHPVTIIGVTKGHGPEAVRAAVGAGLTDVGENRVQEALAKQDALPGLEVTWHLIGSLQRNKARQAVGRFAVIHSVDRLELADAIARRVPDGQVQRVLVEVNCSGEAQKGGIAPEAAADLVGQLRTMPGLGFSGLMTMAPLTDDPALQRASFARLRDIRESLERQGVPVGIMSMGMSGDFAAAVEEGATHVRLGTILFGEREP
- a CDS encoding DUF2723 domain-containing protein, which translates into the protein MTSRPPYRAALVAALVVLIGYVLTLAPTVTFWDAGEFSASMKILGIPHPPGTPLFIMMGHVWGTLIPLGEFAWRTNLMSAVFSAGAAGFWFLVMHEVLARLIPGDTTLERWVRLLGAGTASVLSAFVFTNWLNSNETEVYCVATFIIGAVTWLSLRWRAARSTERGPRALLLIAYLLGVSIANHLLALLAGPAVIAFLLAELLANPAEDAAVRRREWAQAAVIAGLWVLLLGIGLGSTTIAAVGLLIFLGCAVFAITAGTLPFAAASLLVALIGVTPYLFLFLRSQQDPFINEAAPGTLDALLAVIRREQYPPRSPLDDPTIPHGPDNPGRNLTIIGLQLLNYLQYFSWQWGKAIAAKVGSFPLQVVPTVIFFALGLQGMLTHRRTDRSSWWLLFVLWVATGLGLMAYMNFKPGYSLGWEQYPRGDQHEVRERDYFFVVSFVVWACWAALALAQLAGRWAVRLRTGLRPMALSVFALALIPPIGNFKEAGRAHGPDARLAADFAYNLLNSVPPYGVLFTFGDNDTFPLWWAQEVEGIRRDVRVVCLALARTDWYVRQLRDYPEREFDPATAAPFWRNYPLVKPDRPLHSMTDDEIAAARPQLIREPISLAFGPYRTTLEANTVVYTEDIVAIRILQQNFGHRAVVWGLTSGGKYFGLEPLLVQRGIGIELQTAPPDTADANLDFRRFFDVPLDIAGTIALAEQDYRYSGLLEHGSEGLESTAAGIAQMLGMPFTQLAFWAEAREDYPSMVRFLERATRFSTNPALRQALLDARTRALVGRDSALPNPQ
- the ftsH gene encoding ATP-dependent zinc metalloprotease FtsH, with the translated sequence MSQRSTPPRPPTQNWGGLSRNLALWAVVALLGLMLYQYVDRQRSGSAEIDYTTFSRQLDAGNVSKVEVVEGKLVKGEFRVGVPKDNITVKEFTVLLPVANSEDFMKRLESSVPVITAKEPRAGFTMLLLQALPWIVIIGLWFFILRQMQAGGNRAFSFGKSRAKLLAGDTPKLTFADVAGADEAKVELQEIIEFLKDPQKFTRLGGRLPKGALLVGPPGTGKTLLAKAVAGEAGRPFFSMSGSDFVEMFVGVGASRVRDLFEQGKAHAPCIIFIDEIDAVGRHRGAGLGGGHDEREQTLNQLLVEMDGFESNDGVILIAATNRPDVLDPALLRPGRFDRQIVVDAPDVRGREGILRVHTRKIPLAADVRLDVLAKGTPGLCGADLANLVNESAVLAARKNKSLVDMFDFEEAKDKVMLGVERRSLQLTEDDRKLTAYHEAGHAIVSLKIPGLDPLHKVTIIPRGRALGLTMWLPEQDRRNVTRHWLEGNLACSFGGRVAEEIVFGAEKITTGAAGDIEQATSLARRMVTQWGMSDKVGMIAVGDREQEIFLGRELSQRREVSDQMAQIVDSEIKRFIDEAYERARIILNGNRELLDRLADALLDRETLDRDEIELLVRGETLPPRPVPPPPPTTPTATASAKVAKPAPAPGMLGSPPAEPAGA
- the hpt gene encoding hypoxanthine phosphoribosyltransferase, with translation MSAQAETLRRTGGQPVKSIVFDEATLEARVRELGAQITAAYPEGELLVLGLLKGSFIFLSDLVRRIERPLQVDFVVASSYGSGTVSSGDVKLLYDPETRLEGKHIVLVEDIVDSGNTLRRLLALLEKRGPQSLAICALLDKVDNHTPFAELAFVGFEAPPAFLVGYGLDHAENYRHLPFIADLM